In one window of Burkholderiales bacterium DNA:
- a CDS encoding NUDIX hydrolase: MKYCCDCGSARIEWKVPEGDSAPRDVCAACGAIFYRNPKIVVGCLVTAGDEVLLCRRAIEPRRDLWTLPAGFMENGETLEQGAARETLEEASARVEMDDLYTVISLPHISQVYMMFRARLSGEAYGPGPESLEVRLFREEEVPWERLAFRTIVRTLRQFFLDRRDGAFPLRVSVLERRARLTPDLSGAA; the protein is encoded by the coding sequence GTGAAGTACTGCTGCGACTGCGGCTCGGCGCGGATCGAGTGGAAGGTGCCGGAGGGCGACAGCGCGCCGCGCGACGTCTGCGCGGCCTGCGGCGCGATCTTCTACCGCAACCCGAAGATCGTCGTCGGCTGCCTCGTGACCGCGGGAGACGAGGTGCTGCTGTGCCGCCGCGCGATCGAGCCGCGGCGCGACCTCTGGACATTGCCGGCGGGCTTCATGGAGAACGGCGAGACGCTCGAGCAGGGCGCGGCACGCGAAACGCTCGAGGAAGCGAGCGCGCGCGTCGAGATGGACGATCTCTACACGGTGATCAGTCTTCCGCACATCAGCCAGGTCTACATGATGTTTCGCGCGCGCCTGTCGGGCGAGGCGTACGGGCCGGGTCCCGAGAGCCTCGAGGTGCGCCTGTTCCGCGAGGAGGAGGTGCCGTGGGAACGCCTCGCCTTCCGGACCATCGTCCGGACGCTGCGGCAGTTCTTCCTCGACCGGCGCGACGGCGCGTTCCCGCTGCGCGTGTCGGTGCTCGAGCGCCGCGCGCGCCTGACGCCCGACCTGTCCGGCGCGGCGTAG
- the orn gene encoding oligoribonuclease, which produces MASPPVAAADDRLIWIDLEMTGLRPDSDRILEVALVVTDASLATIAEAPVWVVHQADATLDAMDAWNRGTHGRSGLIDKAKASALDEGAVEAAALAFLRAHVPAKASPMCGNSICQDRRFLARWMPALEEHFHYRNLDVSTLKELARRWAPEVAKAFAKESKHTALADVHESIDELRHYRAQFLRVGA; this is translated from the coding sequence ATGGCTTCCCCGCCCGTTGCCGCCGCCGACGACCGGCTGATCTGGATCGATCTCGAGATGACCGGCCTCAGGCCCGACAGCGACCGCATCCTGGAGGTGGCACTGGTCGTGACCGACGCCTCGCTCGCGACGATCGCCGAGGCGCCGGTCTGGGTGGTCCACCAGGCGGACGCGACGCTCGACGCGATGGATGCGTGGAACCGCGGCACCCACGGGCGCTCGGGGCTCATCGACAAGGCGAAGGCGTCGGCGCTGGACGAGGGGGCCGTGGAGGCCGCCGCGCTCGCCTTCCTGCGCGCGCACGTGCCGGCGAAGGCCTCGCCGATGTGCGGCAACTCGATCTGCCAGGACCGCCGGTTCCTCGCCCGCTGGATGCCCGCGCTCGAGGAGCATTTCCACTACCGCAACCTCGACGTGTCGACGCTGAAGGAACTCGCGCGCCGCTGGGCGCCGGAGGTCGCGAAGGCCTTCGCCAAGGAATCGAAGCACACGGCGCTCGCCGACGTCCACGAGTCGATCGACGAACTGCGGCACTACCGCGCGCAGTTCCTGCGGGTGGGCGCGTGA
- a CDS encoding M48 family metallopeptidase, with translation MSAAAFSQVFLAALALAFAVETWLALRQVAHVRAHRDRVPAAFAGRIGADAHRRAADYTIAQTRLALVASAASTLAILALTVGGGMRRLVDATGRIDVAPLVQDLALVVAVALVFAAVSLPFSAWRTFVVEARFGFNRTTPATWFGDLAKGAVVAALLGLPLVAALIALMRGAGSAWWLAAWAVWMAFQLLVAWAFPTLIAPLFNRFTPMPEGPMRTRVEALLARCGFASRGLFLMDGSKRSSHGNAYFTGFGRAKRIVMFDTLAERLSLDETEAVLAHELGHFRLRHIAKRIGWSAAVSLAVFALLAWLAGSAWFWEGLGVAFEPVRTGVVLVLFALALPAFTFLLAPIGAWYSRRHEYEADAFAAGHASGAAMVTALVRLYEDNAATLTPDPLHSAFYDSHPPAALRVAHLEALLARSAAALAPAR, from the coding sequence ATGTCCGCCGCAGCGTTCTCGCAGGTCTTCCTCGCCGCGCTCGCGCTCGCGTTCGCCGTCGAGACCTGGCTCGCGCTGCGCCAGGTCGCGCACGTGCGCGCGCACCGCGACCGCGTCCCCGCCGCGTTCGCCGGGCGCATCGGGGCCGACGCGCACCGCCGGGCCGCCGACTACACGATCGCGCAAACGCGCCTCGCGCTCGTCGCGTCCGCCGCGAGCACGCTCGCGATCCTCGCGCTGACGGTGGGCGGCGGCATGCGACGGCTCGTCGATGCGACCGGGCGGATCGACGTCGCGCCGCTCGTTCAGGACCTCGCGCTCGTCGTCGCGGTCGCGCTCGTCTTCGCCGCGGTGTCGCTGCCGTTCTCCGCATGGCGCACCTTCGTCGTCGAGGCGCGCTTCGGATTCAACCGCACGACGCCCGCGACCTGGTTCGGCGACCTCGCGAAGGGCGCCGTCGTCGCCGCGCTGCTGGGGCTGCCGCTCGTCGCGGCACTGATCGCGCTCATGCGCGGCGCGGGCAGCGCGTGGTGGCTCGCCGCGTGGGCGGTCTGGATGGCCTTCCAGCTCCTCGTCGCCTGGGCCTTCCCGACGCTGATCGCGCCGCTCTTCAACCGGTTCACCCCGATGCCGGAAGGTCCGATGCGCACGCGCGTCGAAGCCCTGCTCGCGCGCTGCGGCTTCGCATCGCGCGGACTCTTCCTGATGGACGGTTCCAAGCGGTCGAGCCACGGCAACGCCTATTTCACCGGCTTCGGCCGCGCGAAGCGCATCGTCATGTTCGACACGCTCGCCGAGCGGTTGTCGCTCGACGAGACCGAGGCGGTCCTCGCGCACGAACTCGGGCATTTCAGGCTGCGGCACATCGCCAAGCGCATCGGCTGGTCGGCGGCCGTCTCGCTCGCGGTCTTCGCGCTCCTCGCCTGGCTCGCCGGATCGGCCTGGTTCTGGGAAGGCCTGGGCGTCGCGTTCGAGCCGGTTCGCACGGGCGTCGTGCTCGTCCTGTTCGCGCTCGCGCTGCCGGCGTTCACGTTCCTGCTCGCGCCGATCGGCGCGTGGTACTCGCGCCGGCACGAGTACGAGGCCGATGCGTTCGCGGCCGGACATGCCTCGGGCGCGGCGATGGTGACCGCGCTCGTGCGGCTCTACGAGGACAACGCCGCGACGCTCACCCCCGACCCGCTCCATTCGGCGTTCTACGATTCGCACCCGCCGGCGGCGCTGCGCGTGGCGCACCTCGAGGCCCTGCTCGCGCGCTCAGCGGCCGCGCTGGCGCCCGCCCGATGA
- a CDS encoding cytochrome c, producing MNAHRLSTALAACAAAAVGVATAVVAVAQAGKPYASGNAAAGMVLADKACNACHARLHDGNATRIYTRPDRRVKTPSQLAAQVAYCNTQLGLSYFPEEEADLALYLDREYYRFP from the coding sequence ATGAACGCGCATCGCCTCTCGACGGCGCTGGCGGCATGCGCGGCCGCCGCCGTCGGCGTCGCAACGGCGGTGGTCGCGGTGGCGCAGGCCGGCAAGCCCTACGCTTCGGGCAACGCCGCGGCGGGCATGGTGCTCGCGGACAAGGCGTGCAACGCGTGCCACGCACGACTCCACGACGGCAATGCCACGCGGATCTACACGCGGCCGGATCGCCGCGTGAAGACGCCCTCGCAGCTCGCCGCGCAGGTCGCGTACTGCAACACCCAGCTCGGCCTCTCGTACTTCCCCGAGGAGGAGGCCGACCTCGCCCTCTACCTCGACCGCGAGTACTACCGGTTCCCCTGA
- a CDS encoding 4a-hydroxytetrahydrobiopterin dehydratase: protein MTATLASLAALPIRAGAPKADDAGVARALDALPGWTTASGQLVKTYAFADWRAAMAFANRVSELANEVDHHPDLAIGWGRCTVAWSTHDAGGITSNDLACAARTEAIAAREGARVG from the coding sequence ATGACGGCGACGCTCGCCTCCCTCGCTGCGCTCCCGATCCGCGCCGGGGCGCCGAAGGCCGACGACGCGGGCGTGGCGCGCGCGCTCGACGCGCTTCCCGGGTGGACGACCGCCTCGGGCCAGCTCGTGAAGACCTACGCGTTCGCCGACTGGCGCGCGGCGATGGCGTTCGCGAACCGCGTGTCGGAACTCGCGAACGAGGTCGACCACCATCCGGATCTCGCCATCGGCTGGGGTCGTTGCACCGTCGCGTGGTCGACGCACGACGCAGGAGGCATCACCTCGAACGACCTCGCCTGCGCCGCCCGCACCGAAGCGATCGCGGCCCGCGAGGGCGCACGCGTCGGATGA
- the rsgA gene encoding ribosome small subunit-dependent GTPase A — protein sequence MPAPGGRSARQGLVVAAWRRRYAVRPDGGGDAVECVLKGRRTVVACGDRVTFEHAAGGDAIVSVEPRTSLLYRSDAFREKVLAANATQVIGVVAPDVAVDENLLNRWIVASELESCRFVLCANKDDLPGFDALCERLAPYRSLGYAVVECSAVRSVAALEVALAGHRSVLIGQSGMGKSTLLNALVPHADARTGTVSAALGGGRHTTTETVLHPLNADASSWIVDSPGMKVFGLAHADPDALAPAFVEMRPLIGACRFRDCRHDREPGCAVRAAVDEGRIAPQRLALLHALRDEALHARDPAR from the coding sequence ATGCCCGCTCCGGGCGGGCGAAGCGCGCGCCAGGGCCTGGTCGTCGCCGCCTGGCGCCGCCGGTACGCGGTTCGCCCGGACGGCGGCGGCGACGCCGTCGAATGCGTGCTCAAGGGTCGCCGCACGGTGGTCGCCTGCGGCGATCGCGTGACCTTCGAGCATGCCGCAGGCGGCGACGCGATCGTGTCGGTCGAGCCGCGGACCTCGCTCCTCTACCGCTCCGACGCCTTCCGCGAGAAGGTGCTCGCCGCGAACGCGACGCAGGTCATCGGCGTGGTCGCGCCCGACGTCGCCGTCGACGAGAACCTGCTCAACCGCTGGATCGTCGCTTCCGAACTCGAGTCCTGCCGTTTCGTGCTGTGCGCGAACAAGGACGACCTCCCGGGCTTCGACGCGCTGTGCGAGCGCCTCGCACCGTACCGCTCGCTGGGCTACGCGGTCGTCGAATGCTCCGCCGTGCGGTCGGTGGCCGCGCTCGAAGTCGCGCTCGCTGGCCATCGCAGCGTGCTGATCGGGCAGTCCGGCATGGGCAAGTCGACGCTCTTGAACGCGCTCGTGCCGCATGCGGATGCGCGCACCGGGACGGTGTCGGCCGCGCTCGGCGGCGGCCGGCACACGACCACCGAGACCGTCCTCCACCCGTTGAACGCGGACGCATCGTCGTGGATCGTCGATTCGCCCGGCATGAAGGTGTTCGGGCTCGCGCATGCCGATCCGGACGCGCTGGCGCCGGCGTTCGTCGAGATGCGCCCGCTCATCGGCGCCTGCCGCTTTCGCGACTGCCGCCACGACCGCGAACCGGGATGCGCGGTCCGCGCGGCGGTCGACGAGGGTCGGATCGCGCCGCAGCGCCTCGCGCTCCTCCACGCCCTGCGCGACGAGGCCCTGCACGCCCGCGACCCCGCGCGTTGA
- a CDS encoding CobD/CbiB family protein encodes MNLLAILAALGLEQWRAPDWRAALERAFVRRAHRIERDYNGGTTAQGVVAAAIAIVPPLVVVGLAWWALDALHPLASLALNVAVLYALMGFRRFSHAVSAIVAAFRENDLAAARRALGAWRGRVSTELGSGDVARLAIERGLADAYRQVFAVLFWFTVLPGPVGAVLYRSAARLAQEWAPLVRGEDVAPPARERETFGRPARRLLDALDWIPARLTAIAFAAVGDFEDAVASWRSQAAAWAREEGGRAMGIVLASGAGALGVVLGGPLPRPAGAPEWRPELGIGEAVEPEILPSAVGLVWRALVLWLAVILLVTIANLLP; translated from the coding sequence GTGAACCTCCTCGCCATCCTCGCCGCGCTCGGACTCGAGCAGTGGCGCGCGCCGGATTGGCGTGCGGCGCTCGAGCGCGCGTTCGTGCGGAGGGCGCACCGGATCGAGCGCGACTACAACGGCGGCACGACGGCGCAGGGCGTGGTCGCCGCGGCGATCGCGATCGTGCCGCCGCTCGTCGTGGTCGGGCTCGCGTGGTGGGCGCTCGATGCGCTCCATCCGCTCGCTTCGCTCGCGCTCAACGTTGCCGTGCTCTATGCGCTGATGGGCTTTCGCCGCTTCAGCCACGCGGTGTCGGCCATCGTCGCGGCGTTCCGGGAGAACGACCTCGCCGCGGCGCGACGGGCGCTCGGCGCGTGGCGCGGGCGCGTGTCCACCGAGCTCGGCTCGGGAGATGTCGCGCGGCTCGCGATCGAGCGCGGCCTCGCCGATGCGTATCGGCAGGTCTTCGCGGTGCTGTTCTGGTTCACCGTGCTGCCGGGGCCGGTCGGCGCGGTGCTCTACCGGTCCGCGGCCAGGCTCGCGCAGGAGTGGGCGCCGCTCGTGCGCGGCGAGGACGTGGCGCCGCCCGCGCGCGAGCGCGAGACCTTCGGCCGGCCGGCGCGGCGCCTGCTCGACGCGCTCGACTGGATCCCCGCGCGCCTCACGGCGATCGCGTTCGCGGCAGTGGGCGACTTCGAGGATGCGGTGGCGAGCTGGCGTTCGCAGGCCGCCGCCTGGGCGCGCGAGGAGGGCGGTCGCGCGATGGGCATCGTCCTCGCGAGCGGCGCGGGCGCGTTGGGCGTGGTGCTCGGCGGTCCGCTGCCGCGGCCCGCGGGCGCGCCGGAGTGGCGTCCCGAACTCGGCATCGGCGAGGCGGTCGAGCCCGAAATCCTGCCGTCCGCGGTGGGCCTCGTCTGGCGCGCGCTCGTCCTCTGGCTCGCGGTGATCCTGCTCGTCACCATCGCGAACCTGCTCCCGTAA
- a CDS encoding acetoacetate--CoA ligase, with protein sequence MPTSTPLWTPTPGRVADALITAFTRRSEAHHGVRFADYAALWRWSIDSPEPFWREVWDDAAMLGDAGSRVVVDRDQMPGARFFPDATLNFARNLLERRARDDTSDALVFRGEDKARARWSHAALHQAVSRVQQALAGAGVGPGDRIAAMMPNLPETVAAMLAGASLGAIWSSCSPDFGVQGVLDRFGQIEPKVVVTVDGYWYNGKAIPIADKVAEIVAKLPSVERVVVVPYLGGDAGSGDLSKLRGGVAWNDFLAPFAAGPIVYAELPFAHPLYILYSSGTTGVPKCIVHGAGGTLLQHVKEHRLHCDVKRGDRLFYYTTCGWMMWNWLVSGLASGATLLLYDGSPFVRAGRILWDYADEERMTHFGTSAKYIDALRKIALVPRKDYALATLRTMLSTGSPLAPESFDYVYQAVKDDLALSSISGGTDIVSCFVLGNPTLPVWRGEIQCPSLGMAVDVYDEEGHPVPPGRGERGELVCTKPFPSMPIGFWNDPGGAKYRAAYYERFPGVWCHGDYTEITAHGGAIIHGRSDATLNPGGVRIGTAEIYRQVEQLDEVEESLVIGQDWPPGEIGDVRVVLFVKLREGLVLDAALIDRIQKHIRVNTTPRHVPAKVVQVTDIPRTKSNKIVELAVRNVVHGRPVKNLDALANPEALEQYRDRPELKT encoded by the coding sequence ATGCCGACCAGCACGCCGCTGTGGACCCCGACGCCCGGACGAGTCGCTGATGCGCTCATCACCGCGTTCACGCGGCGCTCTGAGGCGCATCACGGGGTGCGCTTCGCCGACTACGCCGCGCTGTGGCGCTGGTCGATCGATTCGCCCGAGCCGTTCTGGCGCGAGGTCTGGGACGACGCGGCCATGCTCGGCGATGCGGGGAGCCGCGTCGTGGTCGATCGCGACCAGATGCCCGGCGCGCGCTTCTTCCCCGACGCGACGCTCAACTTCGCCCGCAACCTCCTCGAGCGCCGGGCGCGCGACGACACGAGCGACGCGCTGGTGTTCCGCGGCGAGGACAAGGCGCGCGCGCGCTGGTCGCACGCCGCGCTCCACCAGGCGGTGTCGCGCGTCCAGCAGGCGCTGGCGGGAGCCGGCGTCGGGCCGGGCGATCGCATCGCGGCGATGATGCCGAACCTCCCGGAGACGGTCGCCGCGATGCTGGCTGGCGCGTCGCTCGGCGCGATCTGGTCGTCGTGCTCCCCGGACTTCGGCGTGCAGGGCGTGCTCGACCGCTTCGGCCAGATCGAGCCGAAGGTGGTCGTGACCGTCGACGGCTACTGGTACAACGGCAAGGCGATCCCGATCGCGGACAAGGTCGCCGAGATCGTGGCGAAGCTCCCGAGCGTCGAGCGCGTCGTCGTCGTGCCCTACCTCGGCGGCGACGCCGGGTCGGGCGATCTCTCGAAGCTGCGCGGCGGCGTCGCCTGGAACGATTTCCTCGCGCCGTTCGCGGCGGGGCCGATCGTCTACGCGGAACTCCCGTTCGCGCATCCGCTCTACATCCTGTACTCGTCGGGCACGACCGGCGTGCCCAAGTGCATCGTGCACGGCGCGGGCGGGACGCTGCTGCAGCACGTGAAGGAGCACCGGCTGCACTGCGACGTCAAGCGCGGCGACCGCCTGTTCTACTACACGACCTGCGGCTGGATGATGTGGAACTGGCTCGTGTCGGGCCTCGCTTCCGGCGCGACGCTCCTCCTCTACGACGGGTCGCCGTTCGTGCGCGCCGGGAGGATCCTGTGGGACTACGCCGACGAGGAGCGCATGACGCACTTCGGCACGTCGGCCAAGTACATCGACGCGTTGCGCAAGATCGCCCTCGTTCCGCGCAAGGACTACGCGCTCGCGACGCTGCGCACGATGCTGTCGACCGGCAGCCCGCTCGCGCCCGAGTCCTTCGACTACGTCTACCAGGCGGTGAAGGACGACCTCGCGCTCTCCTCGATCTCGGGCGGCACCGACATCGTGAGCTGCTTCGTGCTCGGCAACCCGACGCTGCCGGTGTGGCGCGGCGAGATCCAGTGCCCGTCGCTCGGCATGGCGGTCGACGTCTACGACGAGGAGGGCCATCCGGTGCCTCCGGGCCGCGGCGAGCGCGGCGAACTCGTCTGCACGAAGCCGTTTCCGTCGATGCCGATCGGTTTCTGGAACGATCCCGGCGGCGCGAAGTACCGCGCCGCGTACTACGAGCGCTTCCCGGGCGTGTGGTGCCACGGCGACTACACGGAGATCACGGCGCACGGCGGCGCGATCATCCACGGGCGCTCCGACGCGACGCTCAATCCGGGCGGCGTGCGCATCGGCACGGCCGAGATCTACCGGCAGGTCGAGCAGCTGGACGAGGTCGAGGAGAGCCTCGTCATCGGCCAGGACTGGCCGCCCGGCGAGATCGGCGACGTGCGCGTCGTGCTCTTCGTGAAGCTGCGCGAGGGCCTCGTGCTCGACGCCGCGCTCATCGACCGCATCCAGAAGCACATCCGCGTCAACACGACGCCGCGCCACGTGCCGGCGAAGGTCGTGCAGGTCACCGACATCCCGCGGACCAAGAGCAACAAGATCGTCGAACTCGCCGTGCGCAACGTCGTGCACGGCCGGCCGGTCAAGAACCTCGATGCGCTGGCGAATCCCGAGGCGCTCGAGCAGTACCGCGACCGGCCGGAACTGAAGACGTAG
- a CDS encoding acyl-CoA thioesterase → MRLVATVSAPRSLVHTSRQPIRWGDMDALGHVNNTVYFRFMEQTRIEWVFAQAGDYREGTGPVIVNASCTFLVPLVYPGEVEVRMYLGEPGRSSIASRYELDCAGVRAAEGAAKIVWIDLASGRSVPLPARIAALAREPAAT, encoded by the coding sequence ATGCGACTCGTTGCGACCGTGTCCGCGCCGCGTTCCCTCGTCCACACCTCGCGCCAGCCGATCCGCTGGGGCGACATGGACGCGCTCGGTCACGTGAACAACACCGTCTACTTCCGCTTCATGGAGCAGACGCGCATCGAGTGGGTGTTCGCGCAGGCGGGCGACTACCGCGAAGGCACCGGCCCGGTGATCGTGAACGCGAGCTGCACCTTCCTCGTGCCGCTCGTCTATCCGGGCGAGGTCGAGGTGCGGATGTACCTGGGCGAGCCGGGCCGCTCGTCGATCGCGAGCCGCTACGAACTCGACTGCGCGGGCGTTCGAGCCGCGGAGGGCGCCGCGAAGATCGTCTGGATCGATCTCGCGAGCGGCCGATCGGTACCGCTGCCTGCGCGAATCGCCGCGCTCGCGCGCGAGCCCGCGGCCACCTGA
- a CDS encoding electron transfer flavoprotein-ubiquinone oxidoreductase → MTRESMDYDVVIVGGGPAGLAAAIRLKQLAASAGREASVCVLEKGSEIGAHILSGAVIDPRALAELVPDWQAQGAPLDTPVTDDRFLILTADKAYRIPAWAMPKTMDNHGNVIASLGNLCKWLGAKAEELGVEIYPGFAAAEVLHDDRGAVAGVATGDMGIAKDGSHKPDYQQGMELRAKYTLFAEGCRGSLSQEMMKRFNLRDGVDPQKYGIGLKELWQVDPSKHRKGLVVHSQGWPLDARTGGGSFLYHFGDGLVYVGFVVHLNYENPHLSPFDEFQRFKTHPAIRDTFAGGKRLAYGARAISEGGLQSVPKLAFPGGALVGDAAGFLNVPRIKGTHNAMKSGMLAAEAAFAALGAGRSHDELADYDAGWRKSWIHDDLWKVRNVKPGLRWGTWLGSLHGGFHMWMNDLGLGKLVPWTLRHGKPDCASLKPAAQMPRIEYPKPDGTLTFDKLSSVFLSNTNHEEDQPSHLRLRDPAIPVAVNLAVYDGPEQRYCPAGVYEFVANEGGAGKRLQINAQNCVHCKTCDIKDPRQNIHWVVPEGGGGPNYPGM, encoded by the coding sequence ATGACGCGCGAATCGATGGACTACGACGTGGTGATCGTCGGCGGCGGCCCGGCGGGTCTCGCCGCGGCGATCCGCCTGAAGCAGCTCGCCGCGTCCGCCGGACGCGAGGCGTCGGTCTGCGTCCTCGAGAAGGGCTCGGAGATCGGCGCCCACATCCTCTCCGGAGCGGTGATCGACCCGCGCGCGCTCGCCGAACTCGTCCCCGACTGGCAGGCGCAGGGCGCGCCGCTCGACACGCCGGTCACCGACGACCGCTTCCTGATCCTCACCGCGGACAAGGCGTACCGCATTCCGGCCTGGGCGATGCCGAAGACGATGGACAACCACGGCAACGTCATCGCGAGCCTCGGCAACCTGTGCAAGTGGCTCGGGGCGAAGGCCGAGGAACTCGGCGTCGAGATCTATCCCGGGTTCGCCGCCGCCGAAGTGCTCCACGACGACCGGGGCGCGGTCGCCGGAGTCGCGACCGGCGACATGGGCATCGCGAAGGACGGCTCGCACAAGCCGGACTACCAGCAGGGCATGGAACTGCGCGCGAAGTACACGCTCTTCGCCGAAGGCTGCCGCGGATCGCTGTCGCAGGAGATGATGAAACGGTTCAACCTGCGCGACGGCGTCGATCCGCAGAAGTACGGCATCGGCCTGAAGGAACTCTGGCAGGTCGATCCCTCGAAGCACCGCAAGGGCCTCGTCGTGCACAGCCAGGGCTGGCCGCTCGACGCCCGCACCGGCGGCGGCTCGTTCCTCTACCACTTCGGCGACGGCCTCGTGTACGTCGGCTTCGTCGTGCACCTCAACTACGAGAACCCGCACCTCTCGCCGTTCGACGAGTTCCAGCGCTTCAAGACGCACCCGGCGATCCGCGACACCTTCGCCGGCGGCAAGCGCCTCGCCTACGGCGCGCGCGCGATCTCCGAGGGCGGGCTGCAGTCGGTGCCGAAGCTCGCGTTTCCCGGCGGCGCGCTCGTCGGCGACGCGGCGGGGTTCCTCAACGTGCCGCGCATCAAGGGCACGCACAACGCGATGAAGTCGGGGATGCTCGCGGCCGAAGCGGCGTTCGCGGCGCTCGGCGCGGGCCGGAGCCACGACGAACTCGCGGACTACGACGCCGGGTGGCGGAAGTCCTGGATCCACGACGACCTGTGGAAGGTCCGCAACGTGAAGCCGGGGCTGCGCTGGGGCACGTGGCTCGGTTCGCTGCACGGCGGCTTCCACATGTGGATGAACGACCTCGGACTGGGCAAGCTCGTGCCCTGGACGCTGCGCCACGGCAAGCCCGACTGCGCGTCGCTGAAGCCCGCCGCGCAGATGCCGCGCATCGAGTATCCGAAACCCGACGGCACGCTGACCTTCGACAAGCTCTCGTCGGTGTTCCTGTCGAACACCAACCACGAGGAGGACCAGCCGTCGCACCTCAGGCTGCGCGACCCGGCGATTCCGGTCGCGGTCAACCTCGCCGTGTACGACGGACCGGAGCAGCGATACTGCCCCGCGGGCGTCTACGAGTTCGTCGCGAACGAAGGCGGGGCGGGCAAGCGCCTGCAGATCAACGCGCAGAACTGCGTGCACTGCAAGACCTGCGACATCAAGGACCCGCGCCAGAACATCCACTGGGTCGTGCCCGAAGGGGGCGGCGGGCCGAACTACCCGGGAATGTAG
- a CDS encoding ROK family protein, producing MAHRDQPAADEGAGPSGYRVGVDLGGTKIEAIALDRHGRERLRHRVPTPQGDYGATLDAIAALVRDAERALGERASVGVGTPGSISRASGLLRGANSVCLNGRPIREDLSSRLAREVRVTNDANCFALSEATDGAGEGAEVVFGVILGTGVGAGIVVRGRALDGPNGIAGEWGHNPLPWPRDDERPGATCFCGRSGCIETFLSGPGMVRDHRAATLTEATPEAILAGAAAGDRSCEATLLRYEERLARALAHVINLVDPDVIVLGGGLSNLGRLYASVPRLWGPWVFSDRVDTRLVRNRHGDSSGVRGAAWLWPAAESAATPRRA from the coding sequence ATGGCGCATCGCGACCAGCCTGCCGCGGACGAAGGAGCGGGCCCATCCGGTTATCGCGTCGGGGTCGACCTCGGCGGGACCAAGATCGAGGCGATCGCGCTCGACCGCCACGGGCGCGAGCGGTTGCGCCATCGCGTACCCACGCCGCAGGGCGACTACGGCGCCACGCTGGACGCGATCGCGGCGCTCGTGCGCGATGCCGAGCGGGCGCTGGGCGAACGCGCGAGCGTGGGCGTCGGCACGCCTGGATCGATCTCGCGGGCGAGCGGACTCCTGCGCGGCGCCAATTCCGTGTGCCTCAACGGCCGGCCGATCCGCGAGGACCTGTCCTCGCGCCTCGCCCGGGAGGTCCGGGTGACCAACGACGCGAACTGCTTCGCGCTCTCGGAGGCGACCGATGGTGCCGGCGAGGGTGCGGAGGTCGTGTTCGGCGTGATCCTCGGTACCGGCGTGGGCGCCGGCATCGTGGTGCGCGGCCGCGCGCTCGACGGCCCGAACGGCATCGCCGGCGAGTGGGGCCACAACCCGCTGCCCTGGCCGCGCGACGACGAGCGGCCGGGCGCGACGTGCTTCTGCGGACGCTCCGGTTGCATCGAGACCTTCCTGTCGGGCCCGGGCATGGTCCGCGACCATCGCGCGGCCACGCTCACCGAAGCGACGCCGGAGGCGATCCTCGCGGGCGCGGCGGCGGGCGACCGGTCCTGCGAGGCGACGCTCCTGCGCTACGAGGAACGCCTCGCCCGCGCGCTCGCGCACGTGATCAACCTCGTCGATCCCGACGTGATCGTGCTGGGCGGGGGCCTCTCGAACCTCGGACGGCTCTACGCCAGCGTTCCGCGGCTGTGGGGGCCGTGGGTGTTCTCCGATCGGGTCGACACGAGGCTCGTGCGCAATCGCCACGGCGATTCGAGCGGCGTGCGCGGTGCGGCGTGGCTGTGGCCGGCGGCCGAATCGGCCGCGACGCCGCGTCGGGCATGA